GGTTCTTCACCTTGTATTCGATCACCCGCACCCGCATCTGGGATCCTCCCTTCCGCCTGGAAGGGAAACGGCTCAGATACGACCCGTCCGGCAGGCGCTCTTCCTCGACAAAACGAATCCTGCTTCGCACCCTCCACACCAGCTCGGCGCCGGTTTCGACGGCCTGCGCCCAGAGCTCGTATCCCGGGAAGTACCGGTCCGCCAGGCAGAGCATCCCCTTCTTCAGCCGGGGGACCACCTGCCGCGCCAGTGTGACTTCCCCCGTGTAATAGCCACCCAGCACGGCACCGAAGAGCACGTGCGTCCCCACTTCGACCAGTCCTACGCCGCGCACCAGCGGATACGCGCTCTTTCCTCCGGAGGGTGACTTGGGGCGGCCAAAGGCCTCTTCGTTGTCGATCGTGTCCGGTGTCTCCAACGTAAGGCCGTCCAGCGCCACGACATGCCAGCCGCGGTAGAACGCACCCTGCGTCCGTGCGTCGGCAATCGGCTTGACGATCCTGTCGTACAACTCCTTCACCGGCTCCAGTCCCAGGCGGCTGCGCGCCCGCGAAATCGCGCCTTTGGTGGCCGGCACCACCACGACGCCCAGCCCAACGATTGCCTGCAGACCCGACAGCAGGAGCCGCAGCACCTCGCGCGACCCTTCCGCCCGGTAGAGCGACAGGGCGATCACATAGTACATCATCACGTGCGCCGGAAGATCACGCACACGCTTGCTCGCCTTGCCGGTCTCCCGAAGAACTTCGTGGACCTGGTCCAACGGAAAGCGCGTAGTCAGCACCCCGATGTTCATCAGGTCCGTCAGCCGGTCTCCTTCGTGCCGCACTTTGCTCACACGAGCCATCCGGGCCTCCTCGGGCTGGGGTCCGGTTAAATCCTACCTCGCCTGGTGA
The sequence above is drawn from the Longimicrobium sp. genome and encodes:
- a CDS encoding IS4 family transposase, with protein sequence MARVSKVRHEGDRLTDLMNIGVLTTRFPLDQVHEVLRETGKASKRVRDLPAHVMMYYVIALSLYRAEGSREVLRLLLSGLQAIVGLGVVVVPATKGAISRARSRLGLEPVKELYDRIVKPIADARTQGAFYRGWHVVALDGLTLETPDTIDNEEAFGRPKSPSGGKSAYPLVRGVGLVEVGTHVLFGAVLGGYYTGEVTLARQVVPRLKKGMLCLADRYFPGYELWAQAVETGAELVWRVRSRIRFVEEERLPDGSYLSRFPSRRKGGSQMRVRVIEYKVKNQKGEDEVVRIITSILDWRLAPADELAGLYAERWEFETTLDEFKTHLRGARTVLRSQTPDLIRQEIYGLLLAHFSLRGLMHEAAVHAGRDPDRISFIHTARVVRRTLPRFAALPPSGVEKPALRRTGGDSPGGRRRAPEPAGESWGQTKAEPLSRPEAE